From a region of the Equus przewalskii isolate Varuska chromosome 2, EquPr2, whole genome shotgun sequence genome:
- the SLC10A7 gene encoding sodium/bile acid cotransporter 7 isoform X8 produces MRLLERMRKEWFMVGIVLAIAGAKLEPSVGVNGGPLKPEITVSYIAVATIFFNSGLSLKTEFADSRLHASPCVFCSDFNQGSWWE; encoded by the exons ATGAGGCTGCTggagagaatgaggaaagaatGGTTCATGGTTGGAATAGTGCTGGCGATCGCCGGAGCAAAGCTGGAGCCGTCCGTAGGGGTAAATGGGG GACCACTGAAGCCAGAAATAACTGTCTCCTACATTGCTGTCGCAACAATATTCTTTAACAGTGGACTATCGTTGAAAACAGAG tttgcaGACAGTAGGTTGCATGCCTCCCCCTGTGTCTTCTGCAGTGATTTTAACCAAGGCAGTTGGTGGGAATGA
- the SLC10A7 gene encoding sodium/bile acid cotransporter 7 isoform X7 translates to MRLLERMRKEWFMVGIVLAIAGAKLEPSVGVNGGPLKPEITVSYIAVATIFFNSGLSLKTEELTSALVHIKLHLFIQIFTLAFFPAAIWLFLQLLSITPINEWLLKGLQTVGCMPPPVSSAVILTKAVGGNEVPNLAAH, encoded by the exons ATGAGGCTGCTggagagaatgaggaaagaatGGTTCATGGTTGGAATAGTGCTGGCGATCGCCGGAGCAAAGCTGGAGCCGTCCGTAGGGGTAAATGGGG GACCACTGAAGCCAGAAATAACTGTCTCCTACATTGCTGTCGCAACAATATTCTTTAACAGTGGACTATCGTTGAAAACAGAG GAACTCACCAGTGCTTTGGTGCATATAAAACTGCATCTTTTTATTCAGATCTTTACACTTGCATTCTTCCCAGCAGCAATATGgctttttcttcaacttttatcAATCACACCCATCAATGAATGGCTCTTAAAAGG tttgcaGACAGTAGGTTGCATGCCTCCCCCTGTGTCTTCTGCAGTGATTTTAACCAAGGCAGTTGGTGGGAATGAG